From one Agathobaculum sp. NTUH-O15-33 genomic stretch:
- a CDS encoding IS481 family transposase: protein MKQRENFVEAAARHEKSMSALCREYGISRKTGYKWLKRGSFGQSLADKSRRPHVQPAKTPQETERLIVDTRAGHPAWGGKKIKSVLEAMGHPDIPSAKTCGTILKRNGCIHPEEALKHKPYQRFAREHCNELWQTDFKGDFLLADNSRCYPLDILDDRSRFCIRIDAKSAATGVKDSFIRAFREFGLPDAILSDNGSQFSGFRGGYTQFERFLMDLDVTPIHGRIMHPQTQGKIERFHRTMKQEALRTTPANLKAAQACLDVWRQCYNELRPHAALHMKTPASLYKPSKRAYFTPAPFVYDTGAPVIKVNNWGYLRFGPVRVYLSETLRDTYLQIRAEEDDTFSVIYRNYRIARIDAQTCLLIDRHIRKL, encoded by the coding sequence ATGAAGCAGCGAGAAAACTTTGTAGAAGCCGCAGCGCGGCATGAGAAGAGCATGAGCGCTCTATGCCGGGAGTATGGGATCAGCCGAAAAACAGGCTACAAATGGCTAAAACGTGGATCGTTCGGGCAGAGTCTGGCGGACAAAAGCCGCCGTCCTCACGTGCAGCCGGCGAAGACGCCGCAGGAGACAGAGCGTCTCATTGTGGATACACGTGCAGGTCACCCGGCGTGGGGAGGGAAAAAGATCAAATCCGTTTTGGAAGCCATGGGTCATCCGGATATCCCCAGTGCCAAAACCTGCGGTACGATACTCAAACGCAACGGATGCATCCATCCGGAGGAAGCGCTCAAGCACAAGCCATACCAGCGCTTTGCGCGAGAGCACTGCAACGAGCTTTGGCAGACAGACTTCAAAGGCGACTTTCTGCTCGCGGACAACAGCCGCTGCTACCCACTTGACATTCTGGACGATCGTTCGCGGTTCTGTATCCGGATCGACGCAAAAAGTGCCGCCACAGGGGTAAAGGACAGCTTTATCCGCGCATTTCGGGAGTTTGGATTGCCCGATGCGATCCTTTCGGATAACGGGTCCCAGTTCTCCGGTTTTCGCGGCGGCTACACGCAGTTTGAGCGGTTTCTAATGGATTTGGACGTCACGCCGATCCACGGCCGCATCATGCATCCCCAGACGCAGGGTAAAATCGAACGCTTTCACCGCACCATGAAGCAGGAGGCCCTGCGCACCACGCCGGCAAATCTCAAGGCGGCGCAAGCGTGTCTGGACGTCTGGCGCCAATGCTATAATGAGCTGCGTCCTCACGCCGCTTTGCACATGAAGACGCCGGCTTCGCTGTACAAGCCGAGCAAACGCGCTTACTTCACACCGGCACCTTTTGTGTATGACACAGGGGCCCCGGTCATTAAAGTGAATAATTGGGGTTACCTGCGGTTTGGACCTGTCCGGGTATATCTCAGCGAGACCCTGCGGGATACTTATCTGCAGATCCGGGCTGAGGAAGACGACACCTTTTCCGTCATCTACCGCAATTACCGCATTGCTCGCATCGACGCCCAGACCTGCCTTTTAATTGATCGCCACATCCGCAAACTGTAA
- a CDS encoding helix-turn-helix domain-containing protein has product MSKILQDISIGDNLRRIRQKQGLTQREVCAQLAIAGRPMSQSTYAQIETGVRNIFVSDLIAIKSILKAEYSDFFNGLVPIMKF; this is encoded by the coding sequence ATGTCCAAAATATTACAAGATATAAGCATCGGTGATAACTTGCGAAGAATACGTCAAAAGCAAGGGCTAACACAACGTGAGGTATGCGCACAGCTTGCTATTGCTGGTCGACCTATGTCGCAATCCACCTATGCACAAATCGAAACAGGCGTGCGCAATATTTTTGTTAGTGATTTAATTGCAATAAAATCCATACTAAAGGCTGAATATAGCGATTTCTTTAATGGTCTAGTGCCTATTATGAAATTTTAA
- a CDS encoding AraC family transcriptional regulator gives MDWVNALQNAIDYMEENLTEPLDYVEVAKRACSSSFHFQRVFGILCGYTVGEYVRNRRLTLAGSELASADCKVIDVALRYGYDSPESFSRAFTKFHGITPSQAKAGNAGLRSFSRLSVKLILEGGTIMDYRIEKKGSFEVIAKAERIPGGGEISQAEIRKLWQRTVTDGTIEKLCAYNTGDSVFGGSVAGICLDNPYEGDFDYAIGVSYHGGDVAEGLEVVEIPAYTWLIFPCTGPMPEAFVTLYRRIYSEYFPTSEYQPAGGLCLEVYPSDKVDDKDYRCEIWISAKKK, from the coding sequence ATGGACTGGGTAAATGCACTGCAAAACGCGATCGACTATATGGAGGAGAACCTGACCGAGCCGCTCGACTATGTCGAGGTGGCCAAACGGGCTTGCTCGTCAAGCTTTCACTTTCAGCGGGTATTCGGTATTCTGTGCGGCTACACGGTGGGCGAATACGTCCGTAACCGCCGCCTGACGCTGGCGGGCAGCGAGCTTGCAAGCGCGGACTGCAAGGTGATCGATGTGGCGCTCCGCTATGGGTATGACAGCCCGGAGAGCTTCAGCCGCGCGTTCACAAAGTTCCACGGGATCACGCCGTCGCAGGCGAAGGCCGGCAACGCCGGTCTGCGGTCCTTCTCCCGCCTCTCTGTAAAACTCATTCTTGAAGGAGGCACTATCATGGATTATCGGATTGAAAAGAAGGGCTCGTTTGAGGTCATTGCCAAAGCGGAACGCATACCGGGCGGCGGAGAGATCAGCCAAGCGGAGATCAGAAAGCTGTGGCAGCGAACGGTAACGGACGGCACGATTGAAAAGCTGTGCGCCTACAATACGGGGGACAGCGTGTTTGGCGGCTCGGTCGCCGGTATCTGTCTGGACAACCCCTATGAGGGCGATTTTGACTATGCGATTGGCGTATCCTATCACGGCGGCGACGTGGCCGAGGGGCTGGAGGTCGTTGAGATACCCGCTTACACTTGGCTGATCTTCCCGTGCACCGGGCCGATGCCCGAGGCGTTCGTTACGCTTTACCGCCGTATTTACAGCGAATATTTCCCGACAAGCGAATACCAGCCCGCGGGCGGCCTGTGTCTGGAGGTTTATCCGAGCGACAAGGTCGATGATAAGGATTATCGCTGCGAAATTTGGATTTCGGCGAAAAAAAAGTAG
- the rimP gene encoding ribosome maturation factor RimP produces the protein MQAKQIVARVEELVRPLCDEAGVSLWDVEFEKEGGQYMLTVTVDRPEGVNIDQCEQVSRALDPMLDEPEFNDMPSYTLCVSSAGLSRRLKRPEHFAAFLGHTVEVGLYKPVNGAKRAEGTLTAYDEGRVTLDCGGQTIVYEPKDIAAVRLAVEI, from the coding sequence TTGCAGGCAAAGCAGATCGTCGCCCGCGTGGAGGAACTGGTTCGGCCGCTGTGCGACGAAGCAGGCGTTTCGCTGTGGGATGTGGAATTTGAAAAAGAAGGCGGGCAATATATGCTGACCGTTACGGTCGACCGGCCCGAGGGCGTGAATATCGACCAGTGCGAGCAGGTATCCCGCGCGCTCGACCCCATGCTCGATGAACCGGAGTTCAACGATATGCCGTCGTATACGCTTTGCGTATCCTCCGCTGGCCTGAGCCGCCGCCTCAAACGGCCCGAACACTTTGCGGCTTTTCTCGGCCACACGGTCGAGGTCGGCCTTTATAAGCCGGTAAACGGCGCCAAGCGCGCCGAGGGGACGCTTACCGCGTATGACGAGGGCCGCGTCACGTTGGATTGCGGCGGCCAGACGATCGTTTATGAACCGAAGGACATCGCCGCCGTTCGTCTGGCGGTCGAGATATAA
- the nusA gene encoding transcription termination factor NusA, with protein sequence MVNAEFFDALDLLEKEKGIPVDYMLDRVGQALITAYKRDNDGMTDNVFVDPDRTKKTIRMYVRKTVVDDVYEPYEELSVDEALEYKRDAKLGDIIDIEIPTKSFGRIAAQTAKQVIIQGIREAERGMVISEFESKEHEILTGVISRIDPRTGNAYLDVISGGEKTEAVLASSEQVRGEEIEEGQHLKVYLIEVRRGTRGPQIVVSRTHPGLVKRLFELEVPEIHSGVVEVKSIAREAGNRTKIAVMSNDENVDPIGACVGTRGARVTNITNELGGEKIDIIKWSEDMPSFVSAALAPADVVSATLQADGKSCRVLVPDDQLSLAIGKEGQNARLAAKLTGCKIDIAPESAGE encoded by the coding sequence ATGGTGAACGCAGAATTTTTTGACGCTCTGGATCTGCTGGAAAAAGAAAAGGGCATTCCGGTCGATTACATGCTCGACCGCGTGGGGCAGGCGCTCATTACCGCCTATAAGCGCGATAACGACGGCATGACCGATAACGTTTTTGTGGATCCCGATCGTACAAAGAAAACCATCCGCATGTACGTGCGCAAGACCGTCGTGGACGACGTTTATGAGCCGTACGAGGAGCTCAGCGTCGATGAGGCGCTGGAATATAAGCGCGACGCCAAGCTCGGCGATATCATCGATATCGAAATCCCCACCAAGTCGTTTGGCCGTATCGCCGCGCAGACGGCAAAGCAGGTCATCATTCAGGGCATCCGCGAAGCGGAACGCGGCATGGTCATCTCCGAATTTGAATCCAAGGAACACGAGATACTCACCGGCGTGATCTCCCGCATCGATCCGCGCACGGGCAACGCTTATCTGGATGTGATCTCCGGCGGCGAAAAGACCGAAGCCGTGCTCGCTTCTTCCGAGCAGGTGCGCGGCGAGGAGATCGAAGAGGGCCAGCACCTGAAGGTCTACCTGATCGAGGTGCGGCGCGGTACGCGCGGCCCGCAGATCGTGGTATCACGCACGCATCCGGGCCTTGTCAAGCGCCTGTTTGAGCTTGAAGTGCCCGAGATCCACTCCGGCGTGGTCGAGGTAAAATCGATTGCGCGCGAAGCGGGCAACCGCACCAAGATCGCCGTGATGTCGAACGATGAAAACGTGGACCCGATCGGCGCATGCGTCGGCACGCGCGGCGCGCGCGTGACCAACATCACGAACGAGCTGGGCGGTGAAAAGATCGACATTATCAAGTGGAGCGAGGATATGCCCTCCTTCGTGTCGGCTGCGCTCGCGCCGGCGGATGTTGTTTCCGCCACCCTGCAAGCGGACGGCAAGAGCTGCCGCGTGCTTGTACCGGACGATCAGCTTTCGCTGGCTATCGGCAAGGAAGGGCAGAACGCCCGCCTCGCCGCCAAGCTGACCGGCTGCAAGATCGATATCGCGCCCGAATCCGCGGGCGAGTAA
- the rnpM gene encoding RNase P modulator RnpM: MTTKKIPMRQCLGCREMFPKRELIRVVRSPEGEIALDFKGKAPGRGAYLCKNPACLKKARKSRAIARAFACKVPEAVYDALEAQMEAQNGQ, translated from the coding sequence ATGACCACCAAGAAAATACCCATGCGGCAGTGCCTCGGTTGCCGCGAGATGTTTCCCAAACGCGAGCTCATCCGCGTCGTCCGTTCACCGGAGGGCGAGATCGCGCTCGATTTTAAGGGCAAAGCGCCGGGGCGCGGCGCGTACCTTTGCAAGAACCCCGCGTGCCTGAAAAAGGCGCGCAAAAGCCGTGCGATTGCGCGGGCGTTTGCCTGCAAGGTGCCCGAGGCGGTATATGACGCGCTGGAAGCGCAGATGGAGGCGCAGAATGGCCAATGA
- a CDS encoding L7Ae/L30e/S12e/Gadd45 family ribosomal protein, producing MANDPVLGMLGLSRKAGKLAPGDEMTCDACAEGKARAVFLASDAGSAAAKKAEYYAEKANVPLIRLPHSKEALGAAIGKSQSAVCAVTDIGLAASAVQKLAAQDAAFADAARLLAEKNTRIQSRKGRKKDKSGRSANEQNGETAGADTNTKPKFTTEVSANGNRK from the coding sequence ATGGCCAATGATCCGGTGCTCGGCATGCTTGGGCTGTCCCGCAAGGCGGGCAAGCTCGCTCCGGGCGATGAAATGACGTGCGACGCTTGCGCGGAAGGCAAGGCGCGGGCCGTGTTCCTCGCGTCGGACGCCGGCTCGGCTGCCGCCAAGAAAGCGGAATACTACGCGGAAAAGGCAAATGTGCCGCTGATCCGCCTGCCGCACAGCAAGGAGGCGCTCGGCGCGGCGATCGGCAAATCGCAAAGCGCCGTCTGCGCGGTCACCGATATCGGGCTGGCCGCTTCTGCCGTGCAAAAGCTCGCGGCGCAGGACGCCGCCTTTGCAGACGCCGCGCGGCTGCTCGCAGAGAAGAACACGCGCATCCAATCCCGTAAGGGTCGCAAAAAAGATAAATCCGGCAGGTCCGCCAACGAGCAAAACGGCGAGACCGCCGGCGCTGATACAAACACCAAACCAAAATTCACTACGGAGGTGAGCGCCAATGGCAATAGAAAATAA